TACGGAGGCCGGGAGGGGGTGGCAGCcattcccctggaactgaagttccagGCGGCTGTATGctgtccagtgtgggtgctgggaacctaaattgggttctctgtaagaacagcaagcactctcaactgctgagacatctcttcagccccatttcTACATAATGTTTCTTAAAGCCCTTAAATGTACTGAAACCTACAAAAATAGCATCTGTACATCTGTTAACTAAAAATTATCATGTGGGGTTAGTGTACTGAAAACCATAGACACGGCCTGCGCAGTGGGCGTGATCCGGGCACTCAGGGCAGGTAGGATGAACGTTGCTTCCCAAGATGGCAacggagggaagagggaaggagatgaACAAGATTAAGACCCATTTCACCACCCGGGAAGGTCTGTACAAGCTGCTGCGGCACTCGGAGTACAGCCGGCCCAACCGGGTGCCCTTCAAGTCGCAGGGATCCGACCCTGTCCGCGTCTCCTTCGTAAACATCAACGACCAGACTGGCAATGGCGACCGCCTCTGCTTCAATGTGGGCCAGGAGCTCTACTTCTATATCTACAAGGGGGTCCACAAGGCTGCCGACCTGAGTAAACCAATAGATAAAAGGATATACAAAGGAATGCAGCCCACTTGTCATGACTTCAACCACCTAATGGCCACGGAGGAGAGCGTCTCTCTTCTAGTGGGCTTTTCCGCAGGCCAAGTCCAGCTTATAGACCCAATCAAGAAAGAAACCAGCAAGCTCTTTAACGAGGAAAAACTAGTAGACAAGTCGCGTGTAACCTGTGTCAAATGGGTCCCTGGTTCGGAAAGTCTTTTCCTAGTAGCTCATTCAAGTGGGAACATGTACTTGTACAATGTGGAGCACACTTGTGGCACCACGCCCCCCAACCTGACGCAGGGAGAGAGCTTTGCCGTGCACACTTGCAAGAGCAAATCCATGAGGGACCTTAAGTGGACGGTGGGCGAGGGGGCCCTCAACGAGTTTGCTTTCTCCCCAGATGGCAAGTTCTTAGCGTGTGTGAGCCAGGATGGGTTTCTGCGTGTGTTCAACTTTGACTCAGCGGAGCTGCACGGTACAATGAAAAGCTACTTTGGGGGCTTGCTTTGTGTGTGCTGGAGCCCAGATGGCAAGTACATTGTGACAGGTGGAGAGGACGACTTGGTGACAGTCTGGTCCTTTCTAGACTGCNGAGTAATAGCTAGAGGCCATGGGCACAAATCCTGGGTCAGTGTTGTAGCATTTGATCCCTATACTACTAGTGTAGAACTAAGTGACTCTATGGAGTTTAGTGGCAGTGACAAGGACTTCCAGGGCCTTCTTCATTTTGGCAGAGATCGAGCGAACAGTACACAGTCTAGACTATCCAAATGGAACTCTACAGACAGACGCCCTGTAAGTGTTACATATCGGTTTGGTTCAGTGGGCCAGGATACACAGCTGTGTTTATGGGACCTTACAGAAGACATCCTTTtccctcaccagcccctctcaAGAGCAAGGACACATGCAAATGTTATGAATGCCACAAGTCTGCCTGCCGGAAGCAATGGGAGCGGTGTCACTACACCTGGGAACTCTGTGCCCCCTCCATTGCCACGGTCCAATAGCCTTCCACATTCAGTAGTCTCCAATGCTGGTAGCAAAAGAAGCGTCACAGATGGGGTCATTGCCTCTGGGTTCAGCAAGTTTACAACTCTGTTGCTACATGGCCGGAAGGAGAGATACCACAGGAAACACCATAAACGAAATCATAGTATGGGGCACATTTCCAACAAGAGCAGTGATAAACTGAACCTAGTTACTAAAGCCAAAACGAAGCCAGCTAAAACTTTGGGGACATCCCTGTGTCCTCGGATGGAAGATGTTCCCTTGTTAGAGCCACTGATCTGTAAAAAGATAGCTCATGAAAGACTGACGGTATTGGTTTTTCTTAAAGACTGTATAGTCACTGCTTGTCAGGAGGGATTTATTTGCACATGGGCAAGGCCTGGTAAAGCTAGTAAGTTTCAATCCTGAATGCTGCACCAGATCTAGAACTTGACAAGgtagtgatttttatttcttgtggGAGGGGTGGGATGAACATTGAATGTgaatgatttcttcttctttcttcttcttcttcttcttctttcttcttcttcttcttcttcttcttcttcttcttcttcttcttcttcttcttcttcttcttcttcaagatttatttattattatatgcaagtacactgtagctgtcttcagacacaccagaagaggtcatcagatctcattacgggtgattgtgagccaccatgtggttcctgggatttgaactcaggacctttggaagagcagtcagtgctcttccccactgagccatctcgccagccctgaaTGATACTTCTTAATGTAAATCTAAATGCATCAGAACCATAATTTTGGA
Above is a genomic segment from Mus pahari chromosome 7, PAHARI_EIJ_v1.1, whole genome shotgun sequence containing:
- the LOC110324039 gene encoding WD repeat-containing protein 20-like; the protein is MATEGRGKEMNKIKTHFTTREGLYKLLRHSEYSRPNRVPFKSQGSDPVRVSFVNINDQTGNGDRLCFNVGQELYFYIYKGVHKAADLSKPIDKRIYKGMQPTCHDFNHLMATEESVSLLVGFSAGQVQLIDPIKKETSKLFNEEKLVDKSRVTCVKWVPGSESLFLVAHSSGNMYLYNVEHTCGTTPPNLTQGESFAVHTCKSKSMRDLKWTVGEGALNEFAFSPDGKFLACVSQDGFLRVFNFDSAELHGTMKSYFGGLLCVCWSPDGKYIVTGGEDDLVTVWSFLDCXVIARGHGHKSWVSVVAFDPYTTSVELSDSMEFSGSDKDFQGLLHFGRDRANSTQSRLSKWNSTDRRPPLSRARTHANVMNATSLPAGSNGSGVTTPGNSVPPPLPRSNSLPHSVVSNAGSKRSVTDGVIASGFSKFTTLLLHGRKERYHRKHHKRNHSMGHISNKSSDKLNLVTKAKTKPAKTLGTSLCPRMEDVPLLEPLICKKIAHERLTVLVFLKDCIVTACQEGFICTWARPGKASKFQS